A window from Candidatus Bathyarchaeota archaeon encodes these proteins:
- the tfb gene encoding transcription initiation factor IIB (stabilizes TBP binding to an archaeal box-A promoter; responsible for recruiting RNA polymerase II to the pre-initiation complex), with amino-acid sequence MENSGSRCPRCGSTEIVTDPDLGEEICGRCGLVISEVIVDRGPEWRAFTASERDERPRTGLAESYTLYDKGLTTSFGGVRDAHGRRLDLQTLERMSQLKRHDTRSKMDESWTRNLSIAMSELDRLSAVLHIPQSVKEHAALIYRKALQKDLIRGRSIDAFVAASLYAACRLNQVPRTLRRIVQASTRDHSEIARSYRLLIRELRLKMPIDDPIKFVPNIASKLNLKPETEIRAVEILREAREKQGLAGKDPRGLAAAALYLACVEMKEKRVQKEVAAAAGTTEVTLRNRLRGLETVLRGSTSSSKVPPAPPVIGEEDSRISLPSQPVP; translated from the coding sequence TTGGAGAACTCTGGCAGCAGGTGTCCCAGATGCGGGAGCACGGAAATAGTCACCGATCCAGATCTAGGAGAGGAGATCTGCGGAAGGTGCGGCCTCGTCATATCAGAGGTCATAGTGGACAGGGGACCCGAGTGGAGGGCTTTCACGGCATCGGAGAGGGATGAGAGGCCTAGAACAGGCCTAGCCGAGTCCTACACCCTTTACGATAAAGGGCTCACAACGAGCTTCGGAGGCGTCAGAGATGCCCACGGTAGGCGCCTAGACCTACAGACCTTGGAGAGGATGAGCCAGCTAAAGAGGCATGATACCCGTTCGAAGATGGATGAGTCCTGGACAAGGAACCTGAGCATAGCTATGTCGGAGCTTGATAGGCTTTCAGCAGTCCTCCACATCCCCCAGAGCGTTAAGGAGCACGCTGCATTGATCTACAGGAAGGCCCTCCAAAAGGACCTAATCAGGGGTAGGTCAATAGATGCCTTCGTAGCGGCCAGCCTCTACGCTGCATGCCGCCTAAACCAGGTTCCAAGGACCCTGAGGAGGATCGTACAGGCCAGCACCAGGGATCACTCAGAGATCGCCAGGTCATATAGGCTGCTGATCAGGGAGCTGAGGCTCAAGATGCCCATCGACGACCCGATAAAGTTCGTCCCAAACATCGCCTCCAAGCTCAACCTCAAGCCTGAGACCGAGATAAGGGCGGTGGAGATCCTCAGAGAGGCCAGGGAGAAGCAAGGGCTAGCCGGCAAGGACCCGAGAGGGCTTGCGGCTGCTGCTCTATATCTGGCATGCGTGGAGATGAAGGAGAAGAGGGTTCAGAAGGAGGTTGCCGCTGCAGCGGGAACCACCGAGGTAACCCTCAGAAATAGGCTCAGGGGGTTGGAGACGGTTCTGAGGGGTTCAACATCTAGCAGCAAAGTGCCTCCGGCGCCTCCTGTCATAGGTGAGGAAGACTCTAGGATCTCTCTTCCTTCTCAACCAGTTCCTTGA
- a CDS encoding helix-turn-helix transcriptional regulator, which produces MPKPRGTAGATKLKIMAIVCYNWECGLESYGYNIWQALKSNFHIYINDGECRNVYHHLKDLCEMGMLERNLSGEGSNRFTYRPTPKGLSLKERFAPYLEVVRQNNCAN; this is translated from the coding sequence ATGCCTAAGCCTAGAGGTACTGCCGGAGCCACCAAGCTTAAGATCATGGCAATAGTATGCTACAACTGGGAGTGCGGGCTTGAATCTTACGGCTACAATATATGGCAGGCCCTTAAATCTAACTTCCACATATATATCAACGATGGGGAGTGCCGAAACGTCTACCACCACCTGAAGGATCTATGCGAGATGGGGATGCTGGAGAGGAACCTCTCAGGTGAGGGTTCTAACAGATTCACCTACAGGCCAACACCTAAGGGGCTAAGCCTTAAGGAGAGGTTCGCCCCATACCTGGAAGTTGTGAGGCAAAACAACTGTGCTAACTAG
- a CDS encoding Lrp/AsnC family transcriptional regulator gives MSIDTLDMKIIGCLLEDGRRTYRSIAEVVGASEATVKNRIDSLVEKGVIQKFTVVLDYHKLGRAIKSFIGLKVQPAKLQSIVDHIKKHPDVHVLYRTSGDVDLMFEVIFEKMEDLNSFLERELVLDGILGTVVTVVIGPYKRCPLTGL, from the coding sequence ATGTCCATAGATACGCTTGACATGAAGATAATTGGCTGCCTTTTAGAGGATGGGCGTCGCACCTATCGCTCTATAGCTGAAGTTGTTGGGGCGAGTGAGGCGACCGTGAAGAACCGTATCGATAGCCTTGTGGAGAAGGGGGTCATCCAGAAGTTCACTGTTGTGCTAGATTACCACAAGCTTGGTAGAGCCATAAAGTCATTCATAGGTCTGAAGGTCCAGCCCGCAAAGCTTCAGTCGATAGTTGATCATATAAAGAAGCATCCTGATGTCCACGTCCTTTATAGGACAAGTGGTGACGTCGACCTGATGTTCGAGGTGATCTTCGAGAAGATGGAGGACCTGAACTCCTTCCTCGAGAGGGAGCTTGTCCTAGACGGCATACTTGGGACCGTGGTGACGGTTGTTATAGGGCCCTATAAAAGGTGCCCATTAACAGGGCTTTAG
- a CDS encoding ABC transporter ATP-binding protein: MGMHPGHWHMMMEEEETYKRKSSDKVLAGRLLRYVLRFKRRVILLISAALISTLLGLAPPVLFAMAVDRYITSLDTIGLALIGAAYALLSILSFTAQYAQNYLIEWMGNRLEYEIRVDMFRHLQKIPLDYYAEREVGSIVSRVTNDVEKIAEMVTSGVVGSIVDLVTLVGIVTIMLRMNVRLSLISFTVIPMIVTFLYFWGRKVRSVYRRTRMTIASVSAKIEESVSGMKEIQAYSREKATQSEFLRANISNMEANVEASRVMSAFWPAVGIFSALGQSLVLLFGGMAIMRGEVTIGTLFGLMSYIERFFMPIQDLSMFWNNVQSAMAAAERVFNLLDVEEEVEEKPGAIRLDRIEGRISFENVTFGYDPDRPVLKNITFTIEPKKTVALVGPTGAGKTTMANLIYRFYSPQEGRITIDGYDIRDLDLRSLRSQMAIVLQDPFLFTGTVKENIRYGRPWASDEEVIAAAKAVGAHEFIEALPEGYETDVRERGGRLSIGQRQLICLARALLADPRILIMDEATSSIDPYTELIIKKALEKVLKDRTSIVIAHRLSTVRNADVIVVLDEGRIVEMGTHDELLRRGGLYSTLYETQFIYQKPQELENEIQISMTQNSRK; encoded by the coding sequence TTGGGCATGCACCCTGGACACTGGCATATGATGATGGAGGAAGAGGAGACCTATAAGAGGAAGTCCTCAGATAAGGTTCTCGCTGGGAGGCTGCTGAGATACGTTCTCAGGTTTAAGCGTAGGGTGATCCTCCTAATATCGGCGGCCCTAATAAGCACCCTTCTCGGGTTAGCTCCTCCAGTCCTATTCGCGATGGCTGTGGACAGATACATAACCTCCCTAGACACCATAGGCCTAGCCCTTATCGGGGCTGCCTATGCCCTACTAAGCATACTATCTTTCACAGCTCAATACGCTCAAAACTACCTGATCGAATGGATGGGAAACAGACTCGAGTATGAGATAAGGGTTGACATGTTCCGCCACCTACAGAAAATCCCCCTAGATTACTACGCGGAGAGGGAGGTTGGGAGCATAGTCTCAAGGGTAACCAACGATGTGGAGAAGATAGCCGAGATGGTCACCTCCGGTGTTGTGGGGAGCATCGTCGACCTCGTCACCTTGGTGGGGATCGTAACCATAATGTTAAGGATGAATGTGAGGCTCTCCCTGATCTCCTTCACCGTCATCCCGATGATCGTCACCTTCCTCTACTTCTGGGGCAGGAAGGTACGCTCGGTCTACAGGAGAACACGGATGACGATAGCCAGCGTCTCTGCTAAGATCGAGGAGAGTGTGAGCGGGATGAAGGAGATCCAGGCCTATTCAAGGGAGAAGGCCACCCAGAGCGAGTTCTTAAGGGCCAATATATCCAACATGGAGGCGAATGTCGAGGCCAGCAGGGTCATGTCGGCCTTCTGGCCAGCCGTGGGAATATTCAGCGCCCTCGGGCAGAGCCTAGTCCTATTATTCGGGGGAATGGCCATCATGAGGGGGGAGGTGACCATAGGGACCCTCTTCGGCCTCATGTCATACATCGAAAGGTTCTTCATGCCCATCCAAGACCTGAGCATGTTCTGGAACAACGTTCAGTCCGCTATGGCTGCAGCTGAACGCGTCTTCAACCTCCTCGACGTGGAGGAAGAGGTGGAGGAGAAGCCTGGGGCGATCCGCCTAGATAGGATCGAGGGGAGGATCTCCTTCGAGAATGTCACATTCGGCTACGACCCGGATAGGCCTGTCCTTAAGAATATAACCTTCACCATAGAGCCCAAGAAGACCGTAGCCCTAGTCGGGCCTACGGGCGCAGGGAAGACCACCATGGCAAACCTAATATATAGGTTCTACAGCCCCCAGGAGGGAAGGATCACCATAGACGGATATGATATTAGGGATTTAGACCTCAGATCCTTAAGGAGCCAGATGGCCATAGTCCTCCAAGACCCCTTCCTCTTCACAGGTACGGTCAAGGAAAACATAAGGTATGGAAGGCCCTGGGCCTCAGATGAGGAGGTTATAGCTGCAGCAAAGGCTGTGGGAGCCCATGAGTTCATCGAGGCGCTGCCAGAGGGCTATGAGACCGATGTGAGGGAGAGGGGGGGGAGACTGAGTATAGGGCAGAGGCAGCTCATCTGTTTAGCCAGGGCCCTCCTCGCGGATCCAAGGATCCTGATCATGGATGAGGCCACCTCAAGCATCGACCCATACACTGAACTCATCATCAAAAAGGCGTTGGAGAAGGTCCTAAAAGACAGGACCTCCATAGTCATCGCCCACCGCCTCTCAACAGTTAGAAACGCCGACGTGATAGTGGTCCTAGATGAAGGTAGAATAGTCGAGATGGGGACTCATGATGAACTTCTAAGGAGAGGCGGACTCTACAGCACCCTCTACGAGACACAGTTCATCTATCAGAAGCCCCAGGAGCTTGAGAATGAGATCCAAATTAGCATGACCCAAAATAGCCGTAAATAA
- a CDS encoding Lrp/AsnC ligand binding domain-containing protein, protein MITSYTLARVLPAKEEEVYKKVKTYPEVREAVLTYGEYDLLLRVEANSLEELDNFIFNKLRTTSGILATTTLIEAKPKRIVGGG, encoded by the coding sequence ATGATTACCAGTTACACCCTTGCAAGGGTTCTCCCCGCAAAGGAGGAGGAGGTTTACAAAAAGGTTAAGACCTATCCAGAGGTCAGGGAGGCCGTTTTGACCTATGGGGAGTACGACCTCCTCCTAAGGGTAGAGGCGAACTCACTTGAGGAGCTTGACAATTTCATATTCAACAAGCTTAGAACCACGAGCGGTATCCTAGCAACAACTACCCTCATAGAGGCAAAGCCTAAGAGGATTGTGGGGGGAGGCTAA